The sequence AGCACGGCTACCGGGTCGAGTGCGCACTCCTGCAGTCCGTCGAGCTGGACACCCGTGCCTGGACGGAGAAGGAGCGGAGCGTGGCGTTCCTGCTCTCGGGAGAACTGGGCCGGCGCCAGGCGCCGCGCTGAGCGTTCGGCGGGCTGTCCGCGGGCGCGTCGTGGCCGGCCGCGCCGTTCCCCGCGCCCCTTTCGGGCGGCGGCCGGTGCGGGGGGGGGGGTCACCCTTCGATCGCGGCCTGTGATCCTGTTGTCGTACTGCGCGCGGTAGGCTGGCCGATCGTTGTACTGCAATCGGGTTGTCCGGTATATCGCCGTTCAATGTCCGTAAATCACACCCATTTTGGGGTGCGTGTGGTACGGCAGAACCGGAGGACGCGCAAAGTGGCGCAGTCCACAGCGGGCCGTGACGGATCACCCTGTCGCGGTGGCGGGCCGACCGCGACAATGCCAGTTAATGGCTTTGTCGACCGGTCGTTCGTGCCGCCCGGCCCGTGTGCTCGTTCTCATGACGGGTGGTCGGTGCGCCGCCCCGGACGAAGCAGGTCGTAGGAGCACTAAACCGATGGGCGAGGGGTACGCATGACCGACACCGGCCAGGTCCCGGGCGAGGGACTGCCGGAGAACGCAGGCATGGTGGAGCAGCCGGGCGTCCCCGCCCCCGGCGCGTACACCTACCTCTCCGAGCCCACCGCCGAAGACGAAGACCTGTTGCTGCTGCCGGGCGCCCAGGGTGCGTGGGGCAACGAAGTGGCCCCACCGGCCCCGGTGCCGGTCGTCGAGACCGTCCACGAGCCCGGACCGCACGAGACGTCGGGCCGCGACAGCGGTTCGGTCGACCTCAGCGCCGTCCGGATGTCGTCGTCCGCGCCGCAGCCACCCGTCGCCCGCCGTCCGTTGCACCTCGGCCCGCCGACTCCGGACGGCGCCGGCAGCCCGGTGCGTTCGCTCGCCGACCGGGGTCCGGCGGGAGCACCGCCCACCCCCTTCCCCGTACGGCAGGCCGGTCCGGCCGCGTCCGGGCCCGAGTACCTCGATGTGCCGCGTGACGAGATCGCGTTGCAGGGCGGGTCTCCGTGGGGGGCCCAGACTCAGGTCCAGGTCGCGCCTGCGGTGGCACAGGTCGTTTCCGAGGGGACGGCTGCAGAAACGGTCTTCCCGGAGGGTGCGGGGGCATACGCGGGCGGCCCGGTGGCCGTCGAGTCCGCGCCGGTCGCGCAGGTGTCCGACGCGGGGGACGGTCCGTCGCCCGCCGAGGGCCAGGGTGTTCCGGTTCCGCAGGAGCAGGCCGAGGCCCCGGTGGCGGAGCAGCCGGCCGGAGTTCCGCAGACGCAGGACGCGCCGGGCGCCGACGAGCTTCCCGAGGCCGCGCACGCGCAGGCCGTCGCGGAGCCCGCCGAGCCCGCCGACGCTTTTGTGGAGCCCGCCGAGGACGCCGGGCGGGTTCCGGAGGCCCCGCCGGTCCCCGAGGAGGCGTACCTTCCTCCGCAGCCGGAACCGGTTCAGTTCCCGTCCCCCGATCAGCAGACGGGCATCGCCCAGGCCGCCGCCGAAGCCGCGCCGGCCCCGGAGGCCGGCCAGGTCCCGGCGGCGGTTCTGGTGCAGGACTACGCGCAGGCTCCTCAGCTCGCCGACGGTTCGCTGTTCCCGCACGCCCCGGAAGGTGGCCACGGCTCCGAGTTCGCCCAGGCTCTCCCCGAGTTCACGCACGCCCCTCAGTCCGAGCCCTTCCCGGCCGCACCCGCGGCCGTCCAGTTCGCCCGCCCCTCGGACGAGACCGGCCAACCCGCCCCTGAGGCGTCCGAGGCCCCGCAGGCCGAAGGCGCCGAGCAGCCCGTGCACCTGGCGCCGGTCCCGCAGCCCGTCCACCCGGTGGAGCCGCACGCTCAGGACGCGGCGGCCCCGTTCGCCGAGGCCGGACCGCACAACGGGTTCCAGGAGCCGCAGCCGACGGAGGCCGAGCCTTTCGTGGCGGCGGGCGTCCAGATCCAGGACGCCGCCGAGGCCCCGCAATTCACCGCGCCCGCCGGGCCCGTCGTGCCCGCGGAAGCGGCGGAGGGCGCCGTCGGTGCCCCCGACGCGGCACAGGCGGCGCAGACCGACCCCGCCGCGTACGCCGAGGCGCCCGCGGCACCCGCCGAGCACGCCGTCGGGGACGAGTCCCACGGCGAGGCGGCCCCGCTCCAGGACGTGTTCCCGCAGGCGGCGCAGCCGGACCAGGCAGAGCAGGCAGAGCAGGCCGAGCAGGTGGCGCAGCCCGTCGGTCAGTTCGTACCGGTCGAGGGCATGGTTCCGACCACCCCGCACCTGGCTCCCACCCCGCCGCACGGCATGACCGTGCCGCCCCTCCCGGAGGAGCGGGCCGAGCAGACGGCCGAGGGGACGGCGGCCCAGCCCGCGGCGTCCGTCGAGCAGCCCACCCCAGAACCCGCGCCCGAACCGGCACTCGCCCCGGCGCCCGACATCGAGTCGGACGAGGAGCCGATCCTCGTGCTGCCCGCGCCCCGGGAGCCCGAACTGGCCCCCGAGGCCGAGGCGCTCCCCGTACCGGAGGCTCCCGTGGCGGACGACGGCCCGGAACACGTGGTCGCACAGCAGGCGGAAGACCTGGACACCCGGGCCGCCGACCAGGAAGAGAGCACGGCCGCCGTGGACCGGACACGAGAGTCCACCGGCCCGGCAGCGCCCGGCTACGACGACGCCGAGCGCGAGGCGGTCCTGCGCGTGATGCGCGAGCGCCGCGACATCCGCAACGGCTTCCGCAGCGACCCCATCCCGCA is a genomic window of Streptomyces sp. NBC_00414 containing:
- the cobT gene encoding nicotinate-nucleotide--dimethylbenzimidazole phosphoribosyltransferase, whose protein sequence is MTDTGQVPGEGLPENAGMVEQPGVPAPGAYTYLSEPTAEDEDLLLLPGAQGAWGNEVAPPAPVPVVETVHEPGPHETSGRDSGSVDLSAVRMSSSAPQPPVARRPLHLGPPTPDGAGSPVRSLADRGPAGAPPTPFPVRQAGPAASGPEYLDVPRDEIALQGGSPWGAQTQVQVAPAVAQVVSEGTAAETVFPEGAGAYAGGPVAVESAPVAQVSDAGDGPSPAEGQGVPVPQEQAEAPVAEQPAGVPQTQDAPGADELPEAAHAQAVAEPAEPADAFVEPAEDAGRVPEAPPVPEEAYLPPQPEPVQFPSPDQQTGIAQAAAEAAPAPEAGQVPAAVLVQDYAQAPQLADGSLFPHAPEGGHGSEFAQALPEFTHAPQSEPFPAAPAAVQFARPSDETGQPAPEASEAPQAEGAEQPVHLAPVPQPVHPVEPHAQDAAAPFAEAGPHNGFQEPQPTEAEPFVAAGVQIQDAAEAPQFTAPAGPVVPAEAAEGAVGAPDAAQAAQTDPAAYAEAPAAPAEHAVGDESHGEAAPLQDVFPQAAQPDQAEQAEQAEQVAQPVGQFVPVEGMVPTTPHLAPTPPHGMTVPPLPEERAEQTAEGTAAQPAASVEQPTPEPAPEPALAPAPDIESDEEPILVLPAPREPELAPEAEALPVPEAPVADDGPEHVVAQQAEDLDTRAADQEESTAAVDRTRESTGPAAPGYDDAEREAVLRVMRERRDIRNGFRSDPIPHDVLLRVLEAAHTAPSVGHSQPWDFVVIRSAETRRSMHELAARQREAYAKSLPKGRAKQFKELKIEAILDTPVNIVVTADPTRGGRHTLGRHTQPQMAPYSSALAVENLWLAARAEGLGVGWVSFFDEREMVRGLGLPEHLEVVAYLCVGYVDEFPEEPELMQAGWSKRRPLSWVVHEETYGRRALPGEEPHDLLAETITNIRPLDAKALGEAWERQKRMTKPAGALGMLEIISAQLSGLSRMCPPPIPEPAAVAIFAGDHGVHAQGVTPWPQEVTGQMVANILGGGAVCNAFAAQVGAEVCVIDVGVASDLPATPGLLPRKVRAGTADMTTGPALTREEVRAAIEVGIETARDLVAAGNKALITGEMGIANTTASAALISVYTGSDPAEVTGRGTGINDETLARKTEVVRRALELHQPDPADPIGVLAAIGGLEHAAMVGLLLGGASLRTPVILDGVSAGAAALVARAIAPEVLAACIAGHRSAEPGHVAALNKLGLRPLVDLDLRLGEGTGALLALPVVQSAARAMHEVATFDSAGVTEK